The proteins below are encoded in one region of Mya arenaria isolate MELC-2E11 chromosome 15, ASM2691426v1:
- the LOC128219369 gene encoding uncharacterized protein LOC128219369, with amino-acid sequence MAEGFQTTVHDQVGGRSPDAYQTCADDNVPGRKGKRCDPCRTNGRWNYAVVLCKTCQQHQCEECSMNHSLNDIMVGHDLQGLEEDDQRKICTKHKQDLNIYCVDHDEMCCGLCGVMYHKQCTEVTDIKSGMKISLANLHGRCEYIDKGDEKRIQAYRSQVKDIPEQIDIMKNEIDKLFDDFKCNVVHSTRDAVKTESKKIDEEKIVRTAITKDTDTTLATNIDDFNRIHLFTKKIRQHKNAISKQESDKHVLDFIFEFNKTLLSFIQSGHDIGSLHIEKTFTKATSGSFVRPFMLRLLASRNLKQSENGDRQPFISGLDFLPDGRIVAVDNPNLSLIVIDQQLNNLASHLLASTPQDIVTTSDKNVAITTSNSCKILNFNINADDTIIELPAFHCDRYYESISTMPGDWFCVTTFGHKYPVGMVSGTLGEKEFEPHLPVKQLKFNEANTTYIQNRQIVVLGDFSDNSVNFHDVSGNTVITTVVRHASIKGPRGVCVGPGDCVFVCSKDTNSIVQLSPTGRLIGSCKVEMSMPYRVAVSKDGTKLVVSSIVDGNRKLQIYELQ; translated from the coding sequence ATGGCTGAAGGCTTCCAAACAACTGTACACGATCAAGTCGGCGGAAGGTCTCCAGACGCGTATCAAACATGTGCCGACGACAACGTTCCCGGTCGGAAGGGGAAACGTTGTGATCCCTGTAGAACCAACGGTAGGTGGAATTATGCGGTGGTGTTGTGTAAAACCTGCCAACAACACCAGTGTGAGGAGTGCTCAATGAACCACTCCTTGAATGACATCATGGTTGGACACGATCTACAAGGTTTGGAGGAAGATGACCAAAGGAAAATATGCACCAAACACAAGCAGGATTTAAACATATACTGTGTAGATCACGATGAAATGTGCTGTGGACTCTGTGGTGTAATGTACCATAAGCAATGCACTGAAGTCACTGATATCAAATCAGGTATGAAAATATCGCTTGCAAATTTACATGGCAGATGTGAATATATTGACAAAGGTGATGAAAAACGAATCCAAGCTTACCGCAGCCAGGTGAAAGACATTCCCGAACAAATCGATATCATGAAAAATGAGATAGATAAACTGTTTGATGATTTCAAGTGCAACGTTGTTCATAGTACCCGTGATGCAGTCAAGACTGAATCAAAGAAAATAGATGAAGAGAAAATAGTTCGAACGGCAATTACTAAAGATACTGATACAACATTAGCTACAAACATTGACGATTTCAATAGAATTCATTTGTTTACCAAAAAGATAAGACAACACAAAAATGCGATTTCAAAACAAGAGTCCGATAAACATGTTCTGGATTTCATTTTCGAATTCAACAAGACACTGCTTTCTTTCATACAAAGCGGACATGACATCGGTTCACTCCACATCGAGAAAACGTTCACCAAGGCAACATCCGGGTCGTTTGTACGTCCTTTTATGTTACGTTTGTTGGCGTCTAGGAATTTGAAGCAGAGTGAAAATGGTGATAGACAACCTTTCATCTCCGGTCTAGACTTCCTTCCAGACGGCAGAATTGTAGCTGTCGATAATCCTAACCTCAGCCTTATAGTGATTGATCAGCAGCTAAACAATCTGGCTTCACATCTCCTTGCTTCAACACCACAAGACATTGTCACAACTAGTGATAAAAATGTTGCTATTACCACCAGTAATTCCTGTAAGATCttgaattttaatataaacgCAGATGACACGATCATCGAATTACCGGCTTTTCACTGCGATCGATATTACGAATCTATATCCACCATGCCGGGAGATTGGTTTTGTGTCACCACGTTCGGACACAAGTACCCTGTGGGCATGGTTTCCGGTACTTTAGGGGAGAAGGAGTTTGAGCCCCATCTTCCAGTTAAACAGTTGAAATTTAATGAAGCCAACACTACATACATTCAAAACCGTCAAATTGTGGTTCTTGGCGACTTTTCCGATAATTCTGTTAACTTTCACGACGTAAGTGGCAACACCGTTATTACCACAGTCGTAAGACACGCCAGCATCAAGGGACCTCGTGGTGTCTGTGTAGGTCCCGGGGACTGCGTGTTTGTGTGTAGTAAGGACACTAACTCTATCGTGCAATTGTCTCCCACTGGAAGATTGATTGGATCTTGTAAAGTGGAAATGAGCATGCCCTATCGTGTGGCTGTGTCCAAGGACGGTACAAAGCTTGTGGTGTCGAGCATTGTCGATGGGAACAGAAAACTTCAGATTTATGAATTGCAATAA